In Pseudomonas sp. MTM4, one genomic interval encodes:
- the trmA gene encoding tRNA (uridine(54)-C5)-methyltransferase TrmA: MTHLRFDPATYDTQLATKAERLRELLTPFDAPAPEVFDSPREHYRLRTEFRLWREAGQRHYAMFEPGDNRTPILIDDFPIASRRINELMPQLKAAWQASEALSFKLFQVEFLTTLAGDALITLAYHRPLDEAWQTAAEQLSEELGASIVGRSRGKRIVIGRDYVEEELVVAGRSFRYRQPEGAFTQPNGKVCQKMLNWAFEALGQRNDDLLELYCGNGNFTLPLATHVRKVLATEISKSSVNAALSNLDDNGIDNVSLVRLSAEELTQALNEVRPFRRLADIDLKSYDFGSVFVDPPRAGMDPDTCELTRRFERILYISCNPETLAQNIALLHDTHRIERCALFDQFPYTHHMESGVLLVRRG, from the coding sequence ATGACTCATCTTCGCTTCGACCCCGCCACCTACGACACTCAACTCGCCACCAAGGCCGAGCGGCTGCGCGAGCTGCTGACGCCGTTCGACGCGCCGGCGCCGGAAGTCTTCGATTCGCCGCGCGAGCACTACCGGCTGCGCACCGAATTCCGTCTGTGGCGCGAGGCTGGTCAGCGCCACTACGCCATGTTCGAGCCGGGCGATAACCGAACGCCGATCCTGATCGACGACTTTCCTATCGCCAGCCGCCGCATCAACGAGTTGATGCCGCAACTGAAAGCCGCCTGGCAGGCCAGCGAAGCACTGAGTTTCAAGCTGTTCCAGGTGGAATTTCTCACCACCCTGGCGGGCGATGCACTGATCACCCTCGCCTATCATCGTCCGCTGGACGAGGCCTGGCAGACCGCCGCCGAGCAGTTGAGCGAGGAACTGGGCGCGAGCATCGTCGGCCGCTCGCGCGGCAAGCGCATCGTCATCGGCCGTGATTACGTGGAAGAGGAACTGGTGGTGGCTGGCCGCAGCTTCCGCTATCGCCAGCCGGAAGGCGCCTTTACCCAGCCCAACGGCAAGGTCTGCCAGAAGATGCTGAACTGGGCTTTCGAAGCACTGGGCCAGCGCAACGACGACCTGCTGGAGCTCTACTGCGGCAACGGCAACTTCACCCTGCCGCTGGCCACCCACGTGCGTAAAGTGCTGGCCACCGAGATCAGCAAGTCCTCGGTGAATGCCGCACTAAGCAACCTCGACGACAATGGCATCGACAACGTCAGCCTGGTGCGCCTCTCGGCCGAGGAACTGACCCAGGCGCTGAACGAGGTGCGCCCGTTCCGCCGGCTGGCTGACATCGACCTGAAGAGCTATGACTTCGGCAGCGTTTTCGTCGACCCGCCCCGCGCCGGCATGGATCCGGACACCTGCGAACTGACGCGCCGCTTCGAGCGCATCCTCTACATTTCCTGCAATCCCGAGACGCTGGCGCAGAACATCGCCCTGCTACACGACACTCATCGCATCGAACGCTGCGCGCTGTTCGACCAATTCCCCTATACCCACCACATGGAATCGGGCGTGCTGCTGGTGCGCCGCGGCTAA
- a CDS encoding DUF4345 domain-containing protein translates to MRFARFVLIVQAVVMIGLSLAYWLWPYEMANLNGMLLMETASVSHMRVYYGGLQLGLALFLLWAMRAPERVRAALTMLVITMLALVAGRLGSLWLDGGELIGFDLASLIYRVGAALLAAVALLLMRERSVGVPVAEPEVEPRPKRPPIDDGPPKPFRLGDGPAAPADHEPASGLEPFRRGDPDGPPLKTPSDSPVR, encoded by the coding sequence ATGCGTTTTGCCCGTTTCGTTCTGATTGTTCAGGCCGTGGTCATGATTGGTTTGAGCCTGGCTTATTGGCTGTGGCCTTATGAGATGGCCAATCTGAACGGGATGCTGCTGATGGAGACCGCCTCGGTCAGCCATATGCGCGTCTATTACGGTGGGTTGCAGTTGGGGCTGGCGCTGTTTCTGCTCTGGGCCATGCGCGCGCCGGAGCGTGTCCGGGCGGCGCTGACGATGCTGGTGATCACCATGCTGGCGCTGGTTGCGGGGCGGCTTGGATCCTTGTGGCTGGACGGCGGTGAGTTGATTGGTTTCGACCTGGCCTCGTTGATCTATCGGGTAGGTGCCGCGTTGCTCGCTGCAGTCGCGTTGCTGCTGATGCGTGAACGCTCGGTGGGTGTGCCTGTTGCCGAGCCAGAAGTGGAACCCCGGCCCAAACGGCCCCCGATCGATGACGGGCCGCCCAAGCCGTTTCGCCTGGGTGACGGACCAGCGGCGCCAGCCGACCATGAGCCTGCGTCAGGGCTTGAGCCGTTTCGGCGGGGTGATCCAGACGGCCCACCGCTGAAAACTCCCTCGGATTCGCCCGTCAGATAA
- a CDS encoding DUF411 domain-containing protein, whose product MRRLLFATALFASLAQAAEPIAIDVHRDANCGCCKSWIKHLEENGFEVNDHVETDMASVKAKLGVPHRLGSCHTGVIDGKFVEGHVPASDILKLRAQPDLIGAAVPGMPMGSPGMEMGDRKDAYQVIGLSKDGDQSVLTDYPVR is encoded by the coding sequence ATGCGCCGTCTTCTGTTCGCTACCGCCCTTTTCGCCAGCCTTGCTCAGGCAGCCGAGCCCATCGCCATCGATGTACACCGCGACGCCAACTGTGGCTGCTGCAAGTCCTGGATCAAGCATCTCGAGGAAAACGGCTTCGAAGTGAACGATCACGTCGAAACCGACATGGCATCGGTCAAAGCCAAGCTTGGCGTGCCGCACCGCCTGGGCTCCTGCCACACCGGCGTGATCGACGGCAAGTTCGTCGAAGGCCATGTACCTGCTAGCGATATTCTCAAGCTTCGCGCTCAGCCGGATCTGATAGGCGCGGCTGTGCCCGGCATGCCCATGGGCTCCCCAGGTATGGAGATGGGCGACCGCAAGGATGCCTACCAGGTCATTGGCCTGAGCAAAGACGGCGACCAGTCGGTACTCACCGACTACCCGGTGCGTTGA
- a CDS encoding neutral zinc metallopeptidase, whose amino-acid sequence MRWKKARRSDNVVDARGRRGGIGGGRLSLAGVAVVVVIGLLSGQDPLQILGQLANQAGPAPTQQSDTPARGDDPQVAFVQAILGDTEDTWRALFQQAGEQYRDPTLVLFRGGVNSACGFASSAVGPFYCPGDRQVYLDLQFFDEMASRFSAAGDFAQAYVIAHEVGHHVQTLLGVSQQMQAARQRGAHMEGDNGLLVRQELQADCFAGVWAYHAQQRHDWLEEGDLEEALNAANAIGDDNLQKQSQGRVVPDAFTHGTSAQRVKWFRTGFDSGEPGRCDTFQASRL is encoded by the coding sequence ATGCGTTGGAAGAAAGCACGACGCAGTGACAACGTGGTGGATGCTCGTGGCCGACGTGGCGGCATCGGGGGCGGCCGTCTGAGTCTGGCGGGCGTGGCGGTGGTGGTCGTGATCGGACTGTTGTCCGGCCAGGATCCACTGCAGATTCTTGGCCAGCTGGCCAACCAGGCAGGCCCGGCTCCCACTCAGCAGAGCGACACACCGGCGCGCGGCGACGATCCGCAGGTGGCCTTCGTCCAGGCGATCCTGGGAGATACCGAAGACACCTGGCGCGCTTTGTTTCAGCAAGCCGGCGAGCAGTACCGCGACCCAACGCTGGTGCTCTTTCGCGGCGGCGTCAATTCAGCATGTGGTTTCGCCAGTTCGGCGGTCGGACCCTTCTATTGCCCTGGCGACCGCCAGGTGTACCTCGATCTGCAATTCTTCGACGAGATGGCCTCCCGGTTCTCCGCGGCAGGGGATTTCGCTCAGGCATACGTCATCGCTCACGAAGTGGGTCATCACGTGCAGACGTTGCTAGGCGTGTCTCAGCAGATGCAGGCCGCACGCCAGCGTGGTGCCCACATGGAAGGCGACAACGGTTTGCTGGTTCGCCAGGAGCTGCAGGCCGATTGCTTCGCGGGTGTCTGGGCATACCATGCGCAGCAGCGCCATGACTGGCTCGAAGAAGGCGATCTGGAAGAAGCCCTGAATGCGGCCAATGCCATCGGCGACGACAACCTGCAGAAGCAGAGCCAGGGACGCGTCGTGCCGGATGCCTTCACCCATGGCACCTCGGCGCAGAGGGTGAAGTGGTTCCGTACCGGCTTCGACAGTGGCGAGCCGGGCCGCTGCGACACCTTTCAGGCAAGTCGTCTCTGA
- a CDS encoding DUF2796 domain-containing protein, translating into MYHLSLALPFILLSTLAQAHPAPDHQQDNLGAHVHGAAELDIALERAELDIELRSPAMNLVGFEHAPGSTADEHKVADARKQLEQPAALFGLPASAGCELKTVELESPLFHPNAETAEHAHEHHDHDSQHSDIHARYRYNCMNPEALQGINLQKLFEAFPATEQIQTQLIGPNGQRGAQLTTEHPQLDF; encoded by the coding sequence ATGTATCACCTTTCGCTCGCACTACCCTTCATCCTTTTATCCACCCTCGCCCAGGCACACCCGGCACCCGATCATCAGCAGGACAACCTGGGCGCCCATGTACATGGCGCGGCGGAGCTGGATATCGCATTGGAACGCGCTGAGCTGGACATCGAACTGCGCAGCCCGGCGATGAATCTGGTCGGCTTCGAGCATGCGCCGGGCAGCACGGCGGACGAGCACAAGGTTGCCGACGCGCGCAAGCAGCTCGAACAGCCAGCCGCACTGTTTGGTTTACCTGCATCCGCCGGCTGCGAGTTGAAAACGGTCGAGCTGGAAAGCCCGCTGTTCCACCCAAACGCCGAAACGGCTGAGCACGCGCATGAACATCACGACCATGACAGCCAGCACAGCGACATTCATGCTCGCTACCGCTATAACTGCATGAATCCCGAGGCGCTGCAGGGAATCAATCTGCAGAAGCTGTTTGAAGCCTTTCCGGCTACCGAGCAGATCCAGACACAACTGATCGGTCCAAACGGCCAGCGCGGCGCGCAGCTGACTACCGAACATCCACAGCTGGACTTCTGA
- a CDS encoding ABC transporter ATP-binding protein: protein MTAPLLELNELGFAWPGQTELLDIPHFELERSQSLFLKGPSGSGKTTLLGLIGGVQKAQRGTVRLLGSDLATLSSGARDRYRVDHTGYIFQQFNLLPFLSVAENVSLPCRFSTLRAERARQRHGSVAQATASLLAHLGLSEALFERRAEALSIGQQQRVAAARALIGQPELVIADEPTSALDADSREAFLQLLFAECREAGSSLLFVSHDQSLAPLFDRSLSLSDLNRASRAAEV from the coding sequence ATGACCGCTCCACTGCTCGAACTCAACGAACTCGGCTTCGCCTGGCCTGGCCAGACGGAGCTGCTCGACATTCCCCACTTCGAACTGGAGCGAAGCCAGAGTTTGTTTCTCAAAGGACCGTCCGGCAGCGGCAAAACCACACTGCTCGGCCTGATCGGCGGCGTGCAGAAAGCCCAGCGCGGAACGGTTCGCCTGCTCGGTTCGGATCTCGCCACGCTATCTTCCGGTGCACGGGATCGCTATCGGGTCGATCACACCGGCTATATCTTTCAGCAATTCAATCTGCTGCCATTTCTTTCTGTCGCTGAGAACGTCAGCCTGCCTTGCCGCTTTTCGACCCTCCGAGCCGAGCGTGCCCGTCAGCGTCACGGTAGCGTTGCGCAGGCGACCGCCAGCCTGTTAGCGCATCTTGGGCTATCCGAAGCGCTGTTCGAACGACGCGCCGAAGCGCTGTCCATCGGACAGCAGCAACGTGTCGCCGCGGCGCGGGCATTGATCGGCCAACCGGAGCTGGTCATTGCCGACGAACCCACTTCGGCGTTGGATGCGGACAGCCGCGAAGCCTTTCTCCAGCTGTTGTTCGCCGAATGCCGCGAAGCCGGTTCGAGCCTGTTGTTCGTCAGCCACGACCAGAGCCTGGCGCCGCTTTTCGACCGCAGCCTGTCGCTGAGCGACCTCAACCGCGCCAGCCGCGCCGCGGAGGTTTGA
- a CDS encoding ABC transporter permease, which yields MYLLRLALASLINRRFTALLTVFAIALSVCLLLAVERVRTEARASFASTISGTDLIVGARSGSVNLLLYSVFRIGNATNNIRWDSFEHFAEHPRVDWAVPISLGDSHRGYRVLGTSADYFEHYRYGRKQALQLAEGRPFADDPFEVVLGAEVARALNYTLDEQLVLAHGVATVSLIKHDDKPFRVVGILQRTGTPVDRTLHINLAGMEALHIDWQNGMPARGAARIDAEQARQLALQPQQITAFLLGLNSRIATFTLQREINQYRGEPLLAILPGVALQELWSLMGTAEKALFVVSLFVVLTGLIGMLTAILTSLNERRREMAILRSVGARPWHIGGLLVAEAFSLALAGVLLGLLLLYVAIAVAQTPLQAEYGLYLPLAWPSAYEWSLLAAILLAGLLMGSVPAWRAYRQSLADGLSIRL from the coding sequence GTGTACCTGTTGCGTCTGGCCCTGGCGAGCCTGATCAATCGCCGCTTCACCGCCCTGCTCACGGTATTCGCCATCGCCCTGTCGGTGTGCCTGTTGCTCGCTGTCGAGCGCGTGCGCACCGAAGCCCGCGCCAGCTTTGCCAGCACCATCAGCGGCACCGACCTGATCGTCGGCGCCCGCTCCGGCTCGGTGAATCTGTTGCTGTACTCGGTGTTTCGTATCGGCAACGCGACCAACAACATTCGCTGGGACAGCTTCGAGCATTTCGCCGAGCATCCGCGGGTGGACTGGGCGGTTCCCATCTCGCTGGGTGACTCCCACCGTGGCTATCGTGTGCTAGGCACCAGCGCTGACTATTTCGAACATTACCGCTACGGCCGCAAGCAAGCCCTGCAACTTGCCGAAGGCCGGCCCTTTGCCGACGACCCCTTCGAAGTGGTCCTTGGCGCCGAGGTCGCTCGGGCATTGAACTACACGCTGGACGAACAGCTGGTGCTGGCACACGGAGTCGCGACGGTCAGCCTGATCAAGCACGACGACAAACCGTTCCGTGTGGTGGGCATCCTGCAACGCACCGGGACACCGGTCGATCGCACCTTGCACATCAACCTCGCTGGGATGGAAGCGCTGCATATCGACTGGCAGAACGGCATGCCGGCGCGGGGCGCTGCGCGTATCGATGCCGAACAGGCGCGCCAGCTCGCGTTGCAACCGCAACAGATCACCGCATTTCTGCTCGGCCTGAACAGCAGGATCGCGACCTTCACCCTGCAGCGCGAGATCAACCAGTATCGCGGCGAACCGCTGCTGGCGATCCTGCCCGGCGTCGCCCTGCAGGAACTCTGGAGCCTGATGGGCACGGCGGAAAAGGCATTGTTCGTGGTTTCGCTGTTTGTCGTGCTGACCGGACTCATCGGAATGCTGACGGCGATCTTGACCAGCCTCAACGAGCGACGCCGGGAGATGGCGATCCTGCGTTCGGTGGGCGCTCGGCCCTGGCATATCGGCGGCCTGCTGGTGGCCGAGGCTTTCAGCCTGGCGCTGGCCGGTGTGCTGCTCGGGCTGTTGTTGCTATATGTAGCCATCGCCGTGGCCCAGACGCCGCTGCAGGCCGAGTACGGCCTTTACCTGCCGCTGGCTTGGCCCAGCGCTTATGAATGGTCGCTGCTTGCCGCGATACTGCTGGCCGGGCTGCTGATGGGCAGCGTGCCCGCCTGGCGTGCTTATCGGCAGTCGCTGGCCGATGGCCTGTCGATACGACTATGA
- a CDS encoding DUF3299 domain-containing protein: MPNLLLAALLILAANLAIADVRELQWSDLIPADAPPPPPPVAMHDMSQLADALAAETGPAATQQSPAAPVVEALDGIQAKLPGYIVPLDMSEDGRVTEFLLVPYFGACIHVPPPPSNQIVHATSELGVKVDQLYQPFWIEGPLRVEHASSELAEAGYRMSAEKIYFYELE; the protein is encoded by the coding sequence GTGCCAAATCTGTTGCTTGCTGCCCTGCTGATCCTTGCGGCCAATCTCGCAATCGCCGATGTGCGCGAGTTGCAGTGGTCGGACCTGATTCCCGCCGACGCCCCGCCACCCCCGCCTCCCGTCGCGATGCACGATATGTCGCAACTGGCCGATGCGCTGGCTGCCGAAACCGGCCCAGCCGCCACGCAACAATCTCCCGCCGCACCAGTGGTCGAAGCACTGGACGGCATCCAGGCGAAGTTGCCGGGCTACATCGTGCCGCTGGACATGAGTGAGGACGGTCGCGTTACCGAGTTTCTGCTGGTGCCTTATTTCGGTGCGTGCATTCACGTTCCACCACCACCCTCGAACCAAATCGTGCATGCCACCAGCGAGTTGGGTGTGAAGGTCGATCAGCTCTATCAGCCCTTCTGGATCGAAGGTCCGCTTCGCGTCGAGCACGCCAGCAGCGAATTGGCCGAAGCCGGGTATCGAATGTCGGCAGAGAAGATCTATTTCTACGAGCTGGAATAA
- a CDS encoding tetratricopeptide repeat protein, translated as MPRLLLLISLLFAVSTQAAQTIDPLVFKALERAQTAQEKGDYNAARNALTQAEAKVGSVEEALLWRSRAYLAWAEGNNRQALELLDKAITSGKLDEAMLPNERLNLAKLNLIERRYAKVISLLGSPAEASEEVLQMLVQAYQGLGQHSKALPLAERYVQANPNAADTWLQFLVAGNAELKRYETAERWQRKLLSRHPNEAKIWRQLAGLQQMAGDEDKALATLRAAHAKGLRFSESELDNLVLLASAADQPWQGAKLLEGMLESRLLASNASRHERLGMLWWQARERAAAATIYRQLAAQTASAKFWMNVAQLELEQARWQAGLDALKQAERAGAERRQVRAWREWAEGELSFERERQIARVN; from the coding sequence ATGCCTCGTTTGCTGCTGTTGATCTCATTGTTGTTCGCTGTCTCGACGCAGGCGGCCCAGACCATCGACCCGTTGGTGTTCAAGGCGCTTGAGCGCGCGCAGACCGCGCAGGAAAAAGGCGATTACAACGCCGCGCGAAACGCGCTTACGCAAGCCGAGGCCAAAGTCGGCAGTGTCGAAGAGGCGCTGTTGTGGCGTAGCCGGGCGTATCTGGCCTGGGCCGAAGGCAACAACCGTCAGGCGCTGGAGTTGCTCGACAAGGCGATCACGAGCGGCAAACTGGACGAGGCGATGCTGCCCAACGAACGGCTCAATCTGGCGAAACTCAATCTGATCGAGCGACGTTATGCCAAGGTGATCAGCCTGCTGGGTTCGCCGGCCGAGGCAAGCGAGGAAGTACTGCAAATGCTAGTGCAGGCCTATCAGGGCCTTGGCCAGCACAGCAAGGCATTGCCGCTGGCCGAGCGCTACGTGCAGGCCAACCCCAACGCGGCGGATACCTGGCTGCAGTTCCTGGTTGCGGGCAACGCCGAGCTGAAGCGTTATGAGACAGCGGAGCGTTGGCAGCGCAAGTTGCTGTCGCGCCATCCGAATGAGGCCAAGATCTGGCGTCAACTGGCCGGGCTGCAGCAGATGGCGGGTGATGAGGACAAGGCGCTTGCCACGCTGCGTGCCGCGCATGCCAAGGGCCTGCGTTTCAGTGAATCGGAGCTGGATAATCTGGTGCTGCTGGCCAGCGCTGCGGATCAGCCCTGGCAGGGTGCCAAGCTGCTTGAAGGGATGCTTGAGTCGCGTTTGCTGGCGAGCAATGCCAGCCGTCACGAGCGCTTGGGCATGCTCTGGTGGCAGGCGCGCGAGCGGGCTGCTGCCGCGACGATCTATCGTCAGCTGGCCGCGCAGACGGCGAGCGCCAAGTTTTGGATGAATGTGGCTCAGCTGGAGCTTGAGCAGGCCCGCTGGCAGGCCGGGCTCGACGCTCTGAAGCAAGCCGAGCGGGCCGGAGCAGAGCGGCGCCAGGTACGCGCTTGGCGTGAATGGGCCGAAGGTGAGCTGAGTTTCGAGCGCGAGCGTCAGATCGCCCGCGTCAACTGA
- a CDS encoding energy transducer TonB, with amino-acid sequence MVRGLGRIALSFVAACVVALLLFALMLSMVTPPRSEVADDPVAIANFVRMDSRNESASTRSRQQAPEPPQPKTPQPPTPPTPSMASPSANLPKLDLQLPNIDSGLSVASAPAPSLSGLTAAAPAATPAPAPTAAAVADAAAQSGGPEQEVMPLNDVRPEYPYRARQRGIEGHIKLAFTITPAGKVENIRVLEASPRNVFDREARRAAARWRFAPRTENGAAVSREAVKTLHFRLQGER; translated from the coding sequence ATGGTCCGCGGACTGGGCCGGATCGCGTTGTCGTTCGTCGCTGCTTGCGTGGTGGCGTTGCTGTTGTTCGCCTTGATGTTGAGCATGGTCACCCCGCCGCGCAGTGAGGTGGCAGACGATCCTGTGGCGATCGCCAATTTCGTGCGCATGGACAGCCGCAACGAAAGCGCCTCGACTCGTTCGCGACAGCAGGCTCCAGAGCCGCCGCAACCGAAGACACCACAACCGCCAACGCCACCCACGCCGAGCATGGCCAGCCCAAGCGCCAACCTGCCGAAACTCGACCTGCAGCTGCCGAACATCGACAGCGGGCTATCCGTCGCCAGCGCGCCAGCGCCGAGCCTGAGCGGTCTGACCGCGGCGGCACCGGCCGCAACGCCGGCTCCTGCGCCCACGGCGGCCGCGGTCGCAGATGCGGCGGCGCAGTCCGGCGGCCCAGAGCAGGAAGTCATGCCGCTGAATGATGTCCGTCCCGAGTATCCGTATCGCGCTCGCCAGCGTGGCATCGAAGGTCATATCAAGCTGGCCTTTACCATCACGCCAGCTGGCAAAGTCGAGAACATCCGTGTTCTGGAAGCCTCGCCACGCAATGTGTTCGATCGTGAAGCTCGCCGTGCCGCCGCGCGCTGGCGTTTCGCGCCGCGTACCGAAAACGGCGCGGCGGTATCGCGTGAAGCGGTAAAAACTCTGCACTTCCGCCTGCAAGGAGAACGCTGA
- a CDS encoding biopolymer transporter ExbD, with translation MRMRRHHQQEEDTGIDLTPMLDVVFIMLIFFIVTSSFIKESGVEVQRPQADTASAQDKGNILIAVTAEGQVWIDKQAVDVRSVRAHVERMRVDQPEGAVVVQADQDARTGLVVQVMDQARLAGVRDVALAASSGVQ, from the coding sequence ATGCGTATGCGTCGTCACCACCAGCAGGAAGAAGACACCGGCATCGACCTGACGCCGATGCTCGACGTGGTCTTCATCATGCTGATCTTCTTCATCGTCACCAGCTCCTTCATCAAGGAGTCCGGTGTCGAGGTTCAACGCCCGCAGGCCGATACCGCCAGCGCGCAGGACAAGGGCAACATCCTGATTGCGGTAACGGCTGAAGGTCAGGTCTGGATAGATAAGCAGGCGGTGGATGTACGCAGCGTGCGTGCGCACGTCGAGCGCATGCGCGTAGACCAGCCCGAGGGCGCCGTGGTGGTGCAGGCCGATCAGGATGCGCGGACCGGGCTCGTGGTTCAGGTCATGGATCAGGCGCGTCTGGCCGGGGTCCGGGACGTGGCGCTCGCTGCCAGTTCGGGAGTGCAGTGA
- a CDS encoding MotA/TolQ/ExbB proton channel family protein has product MAAGGVVMWALAGLCVLYWTLVFERLWFMRRVFPRWAETRRQAWARLGDEPGSWQRAVRSTWLAQAQQQLSGPLRMSKTLVAMCPLLGLLGTVSGMIAVFDVLALNGTGNPRGMAAGVWQATLPTMAGMVLAITGLFSLARLERIARLALDRLADQLRHD; this is encoded by the coding sequence ATGGCTGCGGGTGGCGTGGTGATGTGGGCGCTGGCCGGATTGTGCGTGCTCTATTGGACGCTGGTGTTCGAACGCCTGTGGTTCATGCGGCGGGTCTTTCCGCGCTGGGCCGAGACACGTCGCCAGGCTTGGGCGCGGCTGGGCGATGAGCCCGGCAGCTGGCAGCGCGCGGTGCGCAGTACCTGGCTGGCCCAGGCCCAGCAGCAGCTCTCCGGCCCTTTGCGGATGAGCAAGACCCTGGTGGCGATGTGTCCGCTGCTCGGCCTGCTTGGCACCGTCAGCGGCATGATCGCGGTATTCGACGTGCTGGCGCTCAACGGCACCGGGAACCCTCGTGGCATGGCCGCGGGCGTCTGGCAGGCGACCCTGCCGACAATGGCCGGCATGGTGCTGGCCATCACTGGACTGTTCAGCTTGGCGCGCCTCGAGCGAATCGCGCGACTGGCTCTCGACCGGCTGGCCGACCAGCTGCGTCACGATTGA
- a CDS encoding MotA/TolQ/ExbB proton channel family protein has protein sequence MNRLLTFLLIGLLPALAQAAEPLTPDQLLQRIRSERAAEVEAMQAREQAFIQNRSEQAQLLARANAALEKQKAEAERLKAEFDRQEAELAEQETLLAQRVGHLGELFGVVRQSAGDIAGQWQDSLLNAQYPDRLTRLKALAESRALPSAEDLDGFWMTLLEDLAASGRVERVELPVVGADGQRSVESVLRVGAFSVFTDDAFLRYDSDAGELLAPARQPAGLGLVDEYLSNGDALATLPIDPTRGSLLAQLQRQPQLWDRVQQGGLVGWVILVLGAIGLLLAIWRMVYLTGVGRAVGRQMNELNKPRDDNPLGRIIGVLGPKPQLSDLETLELKLDEAILQETPPLERGQPLLKLLAAVAPLLGLLGTVTGMIVTFQAITQSGGGDSRLMADGISQALVTTVLGLVVAIPLLFLHSLLASRSKALIQLLEQQSAGLIALHLSGTPRRE, from the coding sequence ATGAACCGTTTATTGACTTTTTTGCTGATCGGCTTGCTGCCGGCGCTGGCTCAGGCAGCCGAACCGCTGACTCCAGATCAGCTGCTGCAACGCATTCGCAGCGAGCGCGCCGCGGAAGTCGAGGCCATGCAGGCGCGTGAGCAGGCGTTTATCCAGAATCGCAGTGAGCAAGCGCAACTGCTGGCACGAGCCAACGCCGCGCTTGAAAAGCAGAAGGCCGAAGCCGAGCGTTTGAAAGCCGAGTTCGATCGTCAGGAGGCCGAACTGGCTGAGCAGGAAACACTACTGGCACAGCGGGTTGGGCATCTAGGCGAGCTGTTCGGTGTGGTTCGCCAGAGCGCAGGTGATATCGCTGGCCAGTGGCAGGACAGCCTGCTCAATGCCCAGTATCCAGATCGACTGACGCGGCTGAAGGCGCTGGCCGAAAGCCGTGCGCTTCCGTCCGCAGAGGATCTGGATGGCTTTTGGATGACCTTGCTCGAGGACCTTGCCGCCAGTGGGCGAGTCGAGCGGGTTGAGCTACCGGTCGTGGGCGCCGACGGTCAGCGCAGCGTTGAATCGGTGCTACGGGTCGGTGCTTTCTCCGTATTCACTGATGATGCCTTCCTGCGTTACGACAGTGATGCCGGTGAGCTTCTGGCTCCGGCGCGGCAACCTGCCGGGTTGGGCCTGGTCGATGAGTACCTGAGCAACGGCGACGCGCTGGCGACCCTGCCGATCGATCCAACCCGCGGCTCGTTGCTGGCACAGCTGCAGCGCCAGCCGCAATTATGGGATCGGGTTCAGCAGGGCGGTCTAGTCGGCTGGGTCATCTTGGTGCTCGGCGCCATCGGCCTGCTGTTGGCGATCTGGCGCATGGTCTACCTGACTGGTGTCGGGCGCGCTGTGGGTCGGCAGATGAATGAGCTGAACAAGCCGCGCGATGACAACCCGCTGGGCCGCATCATTGGAGTGCTCGGACCTAAGCCGCAATTGTCCGATCTGGAAACCCTCGAACTGAAACTCGACGAAGCGATTCTTCAGGAAACGCCGCCGCTGGAGCGTGGGCAGCCGCTACTCAAACTGCTGGCCGCCGTCGCGCCGCTGCTCGGGTTGCTGGGTACCGTGACCGGCATGATCGTGACCTTCCAAGCTATCACCCAAAGCGGTGGCGGTGATTCTCGGCTGATGGCCGACGGCATTTCTCAGGCGCTGGTCACTACGGTGCTGGGGCTGGTTGTGGCGATTCCGCTGTTGTTTCTGCATAGCTTGCTGGCCAGCCGCAGCAAGGCGCTGATTCAGTTGTTGGAACAACAAAGCGCCGGCCTGATCGCGCTGCATCTGTCGGGAACACCGCGCCGTGAATGA